In a genomic window of Arachnia rubra:
- a CDS encoding peptidylprolyl isomerase — MAEVSFKALVPLFTITSVALLAGCGNANQSAPADEATRAVSCSYPPSGEPAKPVDPPSADDVLNVGETKATLHLATGDIEITMDRSATPCTINSFMSLAQQGWFDETRCHRLTDYGTFTLQCGDPTGTGTGGPGYTIPDELNPRTTGLEREGDTATYPRGIVAMANTGEPNTAGSQFFIVWEDTQLSPEYTVFGTVDEAGLTVVQGIAAQGVDASDGTTPIGEVLIRSVTLS, encoded by the coding sequence ATGGCTGAGGTGTCATTCAAGGCCTTGGTCCCCCTGTTCACGATCACGTCCGTGGCCCTGCTTGCGGGATGCGGCAATGCAAATCAGTCAGCCCCCGCCGATGAGGCGACACGCGCGGTCAGCTGTTCCTACCCGCCCAGTGGGGAACCAGCCAAACCCGTGGATCCCCCAAGCGCTGATGACGTACTGAACGTCGGGGAGACGAAGGCGACTCTTCATCTAGCAACGGGCGATATCGAGATCACGATGGATCGTTCGGCCACTCCCTGCACCATCAACTCGTTCATGTCCCTTGCGCAGCAGGGCTGGTTTGACGAGACGAGATGCCACCGTCTGACCGACTACGGCACTTTTACCCTGCAATGCGGTGACCCCACCGGCACCGGTACCGGCGGCCCTGGCTACACGATTCCAGACGAGCTGAACCCGCGGACCACCGGACTGGAGCGGGAAGGGGACACCGCCACCTACCCTCGGGGCATCGTCGCCATGGCCAATACCGGGGAACCCAACACCGCTGGGTCGCAGTTCTTCATCGTATGGGAGGATACGCAGCTAAGCCCTGAGTACACCGTCTTCGGGACGGTAGATGAAGCCGGGCTGACGGTTGTGCAGGGCATCGCTGCGCAGGGCGTTGACGCCTCCGACGGCACAACACCTATAGGCGAGGTGCTCATCAGGTCCGTCACGCTGAGCTGA
- a CDS encoding alpha/beta fold hydrolase, with amino-acid sequence MIHYITTGSGPIQLVFLHGLFGQGKNFSRIAAALADVATCHLPDLPNHGASSWTVGFSLDGQAEHIARWLQKSFASPVALVGHSLGGKLAMRLALSHPEMVDRLLVADISPAPSDGPSSFAPLVGAMHSLDLEHLTSRTEASRRLSTAIPDPQVRGFLLQNLRRLSGDWAWMANLDLLGDSLGTIGGWPHTDAVYDGPVWWVAGGQSSYVQPEHAEPMRRLFPRVVTITLKRAGHWVHADDPEAFTSICREFLASPAGRTQPLQQTVS; translated from the coding sequence ATGATCCACTACATCACCACAGGGTCAGGACCCATACAGTTGGTGTTCCTGCATGGCCTATTCGGGCAGGGCAAGAACTTCTCCCGGATCGCAGCCGCCCTGGCCGACGTGGCGACCTGTCACCTGCCTGATCTCCCCAATCATGGCGCCTCGTCGTGGACAGTGGGTTTCAGTCTCGACGGCCAGGCTGAGCACATTGCCCGCTGGCTGCAGAAAAGCTTCGCCAGCCCCGTCGCGCTGGTGGGACATTCGCTTGGCGGCAAACTGGCAATGCGACTGGCGCTCTCCCATCCTGAGATGGTTGACCGCCTGCTGGTCGCGGACATCTCGCCAGCACCGAGTGATGGTCCCAGCAGTTTTGCTCCCCTAGTCGGGGCCATGCACAGTCTCGACCTGGAGCACTTGACCAGCCGCACCGAGGCCAGCCGTCGGCTCTCCACAGCTATTCCCGACCCCCAGGTCCGGGGGTTTCTGCTGCAGAACCTCCGGCGGCTCAGCGGGGACTGGGCTTGGATGGCCAATCTGGACCTGCTTGGTGACTCCCTGGGAACCATTGGTGGCTGGCCACACACAGATGCGGTCTATGACGGCCCGGTCTGGTGGGTCGCTGGAGGCCAGTCCTCCTACGTCCAGCCTGAGCACGCCGAGCCGATGCGCCGTCTATTCCCGCGAGTGGTCACGATCACGCTGAAACGCGCAGGACACTGGGTACATGCCGATGACCCAGAGGCGTTCACCTCGATCTGCAGAGAGTTCCTGGCCTCACCAGCGGGTAGGACCCAGCCGTTGCAGCAGACCGTCAGCTGA
- the nucS gene encoding endonuclease NucS gives MCRVRLVIAQCQVDYAGRLTAHLPMAKRLIMLKADGSVSVHADDRAFKPLNWMSAPCTLTVIEPDEAAQEAGATALWLVRSRSGDTLRIALGEVFLDADHNFGVDPGLQKDGVEAHLQALLAEHPATFGTGWQVVKREFYTPIGPVDLLLRDAEGLHVAVEVKRRGEIDGVEQLTRYLELMNRDPQLAPVRGIFAAQQIKPQAATLAADRGIDCQLLDYDALRGMDNSEDRLF, from the coding sequence ATGTGTCGCGTGCGTCTCGTCATCGCCCAGTGCCAGGTCGACTACGCGGGTCGGCTAACAGCTCACCTGCCTATGGCCAAACGCCTGATCATGCTGAAAGCGGACGGCTCTGTCTCCGTCCATGCAGATGACCGGGCGTTCAAGCCCCTCAACTGGATGAGTGCGCCCTGCACACTGACCGTGATCGAGCCCGACGAGGCTGCGCAGGAAGCCGGTGCCACAGCGTTGTGGCTAGTGCGTTCCCGGTCCGGTGACACACTCAGGATCGCTCTGGGCGAGGTGTTCTTGGATGCCGATCATAACTTCGGGGTGGATCCGGGGCTGCAGAAGGACGGAGTGGAGGCACACCTGCAGGCTCTGCTGGCAGAGCATCCGGCGACCTTCGGGACTGGCTGGCAGGTGGTCAAACGTGAGTTCTACACGCCGATCGGCCCGGTGGATCTCCTGCTGCGTGACGCTGAGGGCCTGCACGTCGCGGTGGAGGTGAAGCGACGGGGTGAGATTGACGGCGTCGAGCAGTTGACCCGCTACCTGGAGCTGATGAATCGCGACCCGCAGCTGGCCCCCGTGCGCGGGATCTTCGCGGCACAACAAATCAAACCGCAGGCTGCCACTCTTGCCGCGGACCGGGGGATTGACTGCCAGCTGCTCGACTATGACGCGCTGCGTGGCATGGACAACTCCGAGGATCGGCTGTTCTGA
- a CDS encoding cob(I)yrinic acid a,c-diamide adenosyltransferase, translating to MVNLTRIYTRTGDAGKTRLSDNAEVPKTDLRVEAYGAVDETNSNLALAVAHGGLPEKLVEMLSLIRNELFDVGADLSTPLHPHPEYPPLRIEQSSIDRLEEWCDELGADLPALRSFILAGGSPAAAQLHVARTVCRRAERVAWRAAQSHGTEPSEQRGEGGINLLAITYLNRLSDLLFNMCRTAAGPEGDVLWVPGTDREAPKRHRRSKG from the coding sequence ATGGTGAACTTGACACGCATATACACCCGTACTGGCGATGCTGGGAAAACCCGTCTATCCGACAATGCAGAGGTCCCGAAGACTGATCTGAGAGTCGAGGCCTATGGGGCTGTGGACGAGACCAACTCCAACCTAGCCCTGGCGGTGGCTCATGGCGGCCTGCCCGAAAAGCTAGTTGAGATGCTGTCCCTGATCCGCAACGAGTTGTTTGACGTCGGCGCCGATCTCAGCACCCCGCTGCATCCACACCCCGAGTATCCACCGTTGCGGATCGAGCAGTCCTCTATCGACCGGCTGGAGGAATGGTGCGATGAACTGGGTGCCGATCTCCCGGCGCTTCGCTCCTTCATTCTGGCTGGCGGTAGCCCTGCCGCAGCCCAACTGCACGTGGCTCGCACCGTGTGCCGGCGTGCGGAGCGGGTGGCCTGGCGGGCAGCTCAGTCCCACGGCACTGAACCCTCAGAGCAGCGCGGCGAAGGTGGGATCAACCTACTTGCGATCACCTACCTGAACCGGCTGAGCGACCTGCTATTCAATATGTGTCGGACCGCAGCGGGTCCTGAGGGCGATGTCCTGTGGGTCCCGGGAACAGACCGTGAAGCACCGAAACGCCACCGACGTTCAAAAGGGTGA
- a CDS encoding F0F1 ATP synthase subunit epsilon has protein sequence MERQPLKLDVVSADRMVWQGDVVNVIARTSEGDIGILPGHEPLMAALTPCMVEIVSADGTTGILAIDGGLLAVAHGHIRILSHEVKPAEEVSLEAARREAHELRHLRSKGEASDEQIHRLYILNAQIRAGERYLADRG, from the coding sequence ATGGAGCGGCAGCCGTTGAAGCTGGATGTCGTCTCGGCGGACAGGATGGTCTGGCAGGGTGATGTCGTCAACGTCATCGCACGCACCAGCGAGGGGGACATCGGCATTCTTCCGGGCCATGAGCCTTTGATGGCGGCTTTGACTCCCTGCATGGTGGAGATCGTCTCTGCAGATGGCACGACGGGAATCCTGGCCATTGACGGTGGGCTGCTCGCTGTTGCCCACGGGCACATCCGGATCCTCAGCCATGAGGTCAAACCTGCTGAGGAGGTCTCCCTGGAAGCGGCCCGCAGGGAGGCGCACGAGCTGCGGCACCTCAGAAGCAAGGGTGAGGCGTCGGATGAGCAGATTCACAGACTGTACATCCTCAATGCGCAGATCCGGGCGGGGGAGAGGTACCTCGCGGATCGCGGATGA
- a CDS encoding DUF2550 domain-containing protein codes for MVIAIACACILPFLLLYARRRWLTRQGGLFDCAHRLRDGGPGVGWVLGFARYRGDRLDWYRAFSLALRPSCSFSRAGTSWQRRRAATALEEVVLFDRSWIVTIKDRFTGHEHNLAMDLDNVMGLMAWIESAPPGSHYLPGSADSPF; via the coding sequence GTGGTCATCGCGATCGCCTGCGCTTGTATTCTGCCTTTTTTGCTGCTCTATGCGCGCCGCCGTTGGCTCACCCGCCAGGGCGGCCTTTTTGATTGCGCGCACAGGCTGCGTGACGGTGGGCCCGGCGTCGGATGGGTGCTGGGGTTTGCCCGTTATCGTGGAGACCGGTTGGACTGGTATCGCGCCTTCTCCCTGGCGTTGCGGCCCAGTTGCTCCTTCTCACGCGCCGGGACCAGCTGGCAACGACGCCGTGCCGCAACCGCTCTGGAGGAGGTCGTGTTGTTCGATCGCTCCTGGATTGTCACGATCAAAGACCGTTTCACAGGGCATGAGCACAACCTCGCCATGGACTTGGACAATGTGATGGGCCTGATGGCCTGGATAGAATCCGCTCCGCCGGGAAGCCATTACCTACCTGGTAGCGCTGATTCACCCTTTTGA